CAATTCCCGATCGTGAATATAAATTAATGCACTAAAATATTGATTCCAGTGCCCTACGCCATAAAACAACGCCATCACAGCGATAATAGGTGCTGATAAAGGCAAAACAATCTGAAAGAATGTTCTGATTTGAGAAGCGCCATCAATCTCAGCAGCTTCTTCTAACCCCTTTGGAATGGTCACTTTAAAAAATGTCATCGTCACAATAATATTCCACATCGCCGCCGCATTTGGGAGAACCATCGCCCAAATCGTATCGATTATGCCTAAATCACGCACCAGTAAATATGTCGGGATTAAGCCACCCTCAAAAAACATCGTGAACACAAGTAACGCCATAATGACTTTTTTCCCAATCAGCTCAGACTTCGACAAGGCATATGCCATTGGCAGAGTTACTGCCAAGTTAATAAACGTTCCTAAGACAGTATATAAAATTGTATTGCGGTACCCTAGCCAAATCTCGCTGTTTTGAAAAACA
The window above is part of the Litoribacterium kuwaitense genome. Proteins encoded here:
- a CDS encoding carbohydrate ABC transporter permease, producing MKQTSRDRAFDICNKLFVWCLIIVISYPLIYIVSASISDPAYVNSGEMWLLPKGITFEGYARVFQNSEIWLGYRNTILYTVLGTFINLAVTLPMAYALSKSELIGKKVIMALLVFTMFFEGGLIPTYLLVRDLGIIDTIWAMVLPNAAAMWNIIVTMTFFKVTIPKGLEEAAEIDGASQIRTFFQIVLPLSAPIIAVMALFYGVGHWNQYFSALIYIHDRELFPLQLFLREILVQQQLTTELMQQSGAVEALSEHARIADIIKYAVMIVSAAPLLMIYPFLQRFFIQGVMIGSLKE